A genomic stretch from Bordetella sp. N includes:
- a CDS encoding class I adenylate-forming enzyme family protein has protein sequence MYPIDFFFRAAQRHPGNTALDGPDGIITYADLAARVRALAAAMQAFDPAPQTRVAICAGNTAEHILALLATLAAGKIWVPLNYRSTPSEIARILAATEPSIVAIDTVGAPLVGDTIKTHRIRLDAPDSGNASTAAAGINGNPSTAATFAEAQHALPSLLSQHAGASPTTYPMDREAIQAIKFTGGTTGLPKGVMQPARAWNAGIINQIHGWGLGPEDRYVVAAPITHGTGTYLLPLLAQGGALLLVDAASPATITAAFRERGGTLSFMPPTLIYMLMAQEGVTRADFPKLRNLIYGGAPMPVGKFEQARDFFGPVLGTTYGQTEAPQIVTLMRPTDFDDSANLGSVGRVTWLSDLAILGADGQPCADGEIGEVAVRGDLVMAGYWRLPEKTAETLVDGWLRTGDTGLVDARGYLFLKDRLRDVVITGGFNVYPVDVENALISHPDVYECSVFGVPDDKWGEAVYAAVQAHAGAIIDVEALKLHVRGLLGPVHTPKQIHIYDSLPRSSVGKVLKNAVRDAALKEIA, from the coding sequence GTGTACCCCATAGATTTCTTCTTCCGCGCTGCCCAGCGTCACCCAGGCAACACGGCGCTGGATGGTCCCGACGGCATCATCACCTACGCCGATCTGGCCGCTCGCGTGCGCGCGCTGGCCGCCGCCATGCAGGCCTTCGATCCCGCCCCGCAGACTCGCGTGGCGATCTGTGCCGGCAATACGGCCGAACACATCCTGGCCCTGCTGGCGACGCTGGCGGCGGGCAAGATCTGGGTGCCCCTGAACTACCGCAGCACCCCCAGCGAAATCGCCCGCATCCTGGCCGCCACCGAGCCATCCATCGTCGCCATCGATACGGTCGGCGCGCCGCTGGTCGGCGACACGATCAAAACACATCGCATCCGCCTGGATGCACCTGATTCCGGCAACGCCAGCACTGCCGCCGCCGGTATCAACGGCAACCCAAGCACGGCTGCCACCTTCGCCGAAGCCCAGCACGCCTTGCCCAGCCTGCTGTCCCAGCACGCAGGCGCGTCGCCAACCACCTACCCCATGGATCGCGAGGCCATCCAGGCCATCAAGTTCACCGGCGGCACCACCGGCCTGCCCAAAGGTGTCATGCAGCCGGCGCGCGCCTGGAACGCCGGCATCATCAACCAGATCCACGGCTGGGGCCTGGGCCCCGAAGACCGCTACGTGGTGGCCGCCCCCATCACCCACGGCACCGGCACCTACCTGCTGCCCCTGCTGGCGCAAGGCGGCGCGCTGCTGCTGGTCGACGCGGCCAGCCCCGCGACCATCACCGCCGCCTTCCGCGAGCGCGGCGGCACGCTCAGCTTCATGCCCCCCACCCTGATCTACATGCTCATGGCGCAAGAGGGCGTGACGCGCGCCGATTTCCCCAAGCTGCGCAATCTGATCTACGGCGGCGCCCCCATGCCCGTGGGCAAGTTCGAACAGGCGCGCGACTTCTTCGGTCCCGTGCTCGGCACCACCTACGGCCAGACGGAAGCGCCGCAGATCGTGACCCTGATGCGGCCCACCGATTTCGACGACAGCGCCAACCTGGGTTCGGTCGGCCGCGTGACGTGGCTGTCCGACCTCGCCATCCTTGGCGCGGACGGACAGCCCTGCGCGGATGGCGAAATCGGCGAGGTCGCCGTCCGCGGCGATCTGGTGATGGCCGGCTACTGGCGCCTGCCCGAGAAAACCGCCGAGACGCTGGTCGATGGCTGGCTGCGCACCGGCGACACCGGCCTGGTGGACGCGCGCGGCTATCTGTTCCTCAAGGATCGCCTGCGCGACGTGGTCATCACGGGCGGCTTCAACGTGTATCCCGTGGATGTGGAAAACGCCTTGATCTCGCATCCCGATGTCTACGAGTGCTCGGTGTTCGGCGTGCCGGACGACAAGTGGGGCGAGGCCGTCTATGCCGCGGTGCAGGCGCATGCCGGCGCCATCATCGACGTCGAGGCCTTGAAGCTGCATGTGCGCGGCCTGTTGGGCCCCGTACATACGCCCAAGCAGATCCACATCTACGACAGCCTGCCCCGTTCGTCCGTGGGCAAGGTACTGAAGAACGCGGTGCGTGACGCCGCCCTCAAGGAGATCGCATGA
- a CDS encoding citryl-CoA lyase, with translation MTSRNDNANTPNTAKTPNNKADGPVTRLCAHHLTGMYYRDADLVEDLIGKATFTEVMFMQITGRKARPVDLRIVDAVLVTLMEHGLTPSAIATRLIYMSAPENLQGAVASGLLAVGSSFVGTMENCSRLLDRIKDAADPYAEALVIARAHRAEKRAMPGFGHHLHKPDDPRALKLLDLAEAEPDLAGASVQALRTLAAAVDEVAGRHITINATGAVAALLGELAIPTTLMRGFAVISRAAGLVAHVAEEQESPSGRFIWDTIDQAIPYVGKGKSHQAQE, from the coding sequence ATGACTTCCCGCAACGACAACGCGAATACCCCGAATACCGCCAAGACCCCGAACAACAAGGCGGACGGCCCCGTGACGCGCCTGTGCGCCCATCACCTGACCGGCATGTACTACCGCGACGCCGACCTGGTCGAGGACCTGATCGGCAAGGCCACGTTCACCGAAGTGATGTTCATGCAGATCACCGGCCGCAAGGCGCGGCCGGTCGACCTGCGCATCGTCGACGCCGTGCTGGTCACCCTGATGGAACATGGCCTGACCCCCAGCGCCATCGCCACCCGTCTGATCTACATGAGCGCGCCGGAGAACCTGCAGGGCGCGGTGGCGTCCGGCCTGCTGGCGGTGGGCAGCTCCTTCGTCGGCACCATGGAAAACTGTTCGCGGCTGCTGGACCGCATCAAGGACGCCGCCGACCCGTACGCCGAGGCGCTTGTTATCGCCCGCGCGCACCGCGCGGAAAAGCGCGCCATGCCGGGCTTCGGCCATCACTTGCACAAGCCCGACGATCCGCGCGCGCTCAAGCTGCTGGACCTGGCCGAGGCGGAGCCGGACCTGGCGGGCGCGTCGGTGCAGGCGCTGCGCACGCTGGCGGCCGCGGTGGACGAGGTGGCGGGACGGCACATCACCATCAACGCCACCGGCGCCGTGGCGGCCTTGCTGGGCGAGCTGGCCATTCCGACGACCTTGATGCGCGGCTTCGCCGTGATCTCGCGCGCGGCCGGCCTGGTGGCGCACGTGGCGGAAGAACAGGAAAGCCCGTCCGGGCGCTTCATCTGGGACACCATCGATCAGGCCATCCCTTACGTGGGCAAGGGCAAATCGCATCAGGCGCAGGAGTAA
- a CDS encoding SDR family oxidoreductase translates to MNSGTRDVLVTGGSQGIGRAVVNRLLADGARVINFDLRAPAEILPGETHVAVDLSDAAATRQAVAALTATRPVLRLVNNAGIVRPAALQDATPEDLAAVSALNLQAPLLLLQGLLPGMRAARFGRVVNIASRAALGKAERSVYAATKAGLLGMTRTWALETGAHGVTVNAIGPGPIATELFTRVNPPGAPATQRIIDNIPVQRMGQPDDIAHAVAVLLDDRAGFITGQVLYVCGGMTVGLGQAA, encoded by the coding sequence ATGAACTCCGGGACCCGCGACGTCCTGGTCACCGGCGGCAGCCAGGGCATAGGGCGCGCGGTGGTGAACCGTTTGCTGGCCGACGGCGCGCGGGTGATCAATTTCGATCTGCGCGCGCCCGCGGAAATCCTGCCAGGCGAGACCCACGTGGCGGTCGACCTGAGCGACGCGGCGGCCACGCGCCAGGCCGTGGCGGCCTTGACGGCGACGCGGCCAGTGCTGCGCCTGGTCAACAACGCCGGCATCGTGCGGCCCGCTGCCTTGCAGGACGCCACGCCGGAAGACCTGGCCGCGGTGTCCGCGCTGAACCTGCAGGCGCCACTGCTCTTGCTGCAGGGACTGTTGCCGGGCATGCGCGCCGCGCGCTTCGGCCGCGTGGTCAACATCGCCAGCCGCGCCGCGCTGGGCAAGGCCGAGCGTAGCGTCTACGCCGCCACCAAGGCCGGCTTGCTGGGCATGACGCGCACCTGGGCCCTGGAAACCGGCGCTCACGGCGTGACCGTCAACGCGATCGGCCCGGGCCCCATCGCCACGGAACTGTTCACGCGCGTCAATCCGCCCGGCGCGCCGGCCACGCAACGCATCATCGACAACATTCCCGTGCAGCGCATGGGCCAGCCCGACGACATCGCCCACGCGGTGGCGGTCCTGCTCGACGATCGCGCGGGTTTCATCACCGGACAAGTGCTGTATGTGTGCGGCGGCATGACGGTCGGACTGGGGCAGGCGGCATGA
- a CDS encoding SDR family NAD(P)-dependent oxidoreductase, with protein MTATLEPPAALPGSSTRLAGKVALVAGAGSSGPGWSIGKASCVTLARQGARIIALDRDPAAAEDAAQEVARVGGIALPLCADVGDEAAMRDAVARAMAEYGRIDILQTNAGIGKVGGPGDISVDDWERIQRVNVTSVLIATSLVAPIMKAQGGGAIVTVSSIAGIRYTGYPHLAYSVTKAAVIHFARMLAQQYAADGIRANTVIPGLIDTPRVRHTVGRMFDAEDALAASRARDRQVPMGRMGTPWEVANAVAFLASDEASYITGTELVVDGGLVGKYA; from the coding sequence ATGACGGCGACCCTGGAGCCGCCGGCGGCCTTGCCGGGTTCTTCGACACGCCTGGCCGGCAAGGTCGCGCTGGTGGCGGGCGCGGGCTCCAGCGGTCCGGGCTGGAGCATAGGCAAGGCCAGTTGCGTCACTTTGGCGCGGCAGGGCGCCCGCATCATTGCCCTGGACCGCGACCCCGCCGCCGCCGAGGACGCGGCGCAGGAAGTGGCGCGGGTGGGGGGCATCGCGCTGCCCCTGTGTGCCGATGTCGGCGACGAAGCGGCCATGCGCGACGCAGTGGCGCGCGCCATGGCGGAGTATGGCCGCATCGACATCCTGCAGACCAATGCCGGCATCGGCAAGGTCGGCGGACCGGGCGACATCAGTGTGGATGACTGGGAGCGCATCCAGCGCGTCAACGTCACCAGTGTGCTTATCGCCACCAGCCTGGTGGCGCCCATCATGAAGGCCCAGGGCGGCGGCGCCATCGTCACCGTGTCGTCGATCGCCGGCATCCGCTACACCGGCTATCCGCATCTGGCCTATAGCGTCACCAAGGCCGCGGTCATTCATTTCGCCCGCATGCTGGCGCAGCAATATGCGGCCGACGGCATCCGCGCCAACACGGTCATTCCCGGCTTGATCGACACGCCGCGCGTGCGCCACACCGTGGGCCGCATGTTCGATGCCGAAGACGCCCTGGCGGCCAGCCGCGCGCGCGACCGCCAGGTGCCGATGGGCCGCATGGGCACGCCCTGGGAGGTCGCCAACGCCGTGGCCTTCCTGGCTTCGGACGAGGCGTCCTACATCACCGGCACGGAGCTGGTGGTGGACGGCGGCCTGGTCGGTAAATACGCGTAG
- a CDS encoding antibiotic biosynthesis monooxygenase produces the protein MYSVLFEVQPKQERFADYLRLASTLKPRIDRRVDGLIDNERFEDTQRPGWLLSHSLWRDEKAVTRWRATVEHHAAQARGRAAIFADYHLRVGDVFYDSHPPSCAAAPQAERPSRGNRAEPATLMGRWATLTELGAAADGAGRELLPVRLGLPMGSADLLDYSVFASIYTPGKLALLVSWASYAAASAWRPAVADAPAPRHRTVRIMRDYGMR, from the coding sequence ATGTACTCAGTACTCTTCGAAGTCCAACCCAAGCAGGAACGTTTCGCGGATTACCTGCGGCTGGCCAGCACGCTCAAGCCCAGGATAGACCGGCGCGTCGATGGTCTGATCGACAACGAACGTTTCGAGGACACGCAGCGGCCTGGCTGGCTGCTGTCCCATTCGCTTTGGCGTGACGAGAAAGCCGTCACGCGTTGGCGGGCCACGGTCGAACATCATGCGGCGCAGGCACGCGGGCGAGCCGCCATCTTTGCCGATTACCACTTGCGGGTTGGCGATGTCTTCTACGACAGCCATCCGCCGTCTTGCGCGGCGGCGCCGCAAGCGGAGCGGCCCTCGCGTGGCAATCGCGCCGAGCCGGCGACGCTGATGGGCCGGTGGGCCACGCTCACTGAACTTGGCGCTGCCGCCGATGGGGCGGGGCGGGAGTTGCTGCCTGTCCGGCTTGGTTTGCCCATGGGCAGCGCTGATCTGCTCGATTACAGCGTCTTCGCCAGCATTTACACGCCAGGCAAGCTGGCCTTGCTGGTGTCCTGGGCCAGCTACGCCGCCGCCTCGGCCTGGCGTCCTGCCGTGGCCGACGCTCCAGCCCCGCGCCACCGCACCGTCCGCATCATGCGCGACTACGGCATGAGGTAG
- a CDS encoding ROK family protein — protein MPKKNPLRLPHGSPQVSDATISGYGLEIREGKGFVGDRASRTAFREGLDRWRKLYKRILGEDVLGTILNEDIGKGDIDAWLKEEGDAAAVVFSAMEDHAAQLARVVRRFTRHASWQGVQRVAIGGGFKQSLAGRRTIRRADQLLREAKVEIRLRAMHHHSDEGGLVGWAHVAPSAVWRHYDSMLAVDIGGTNVRCGIVRVPGGETKNKPRNPDDARVTNVRKWGHAADKNMTHREHLVQGIADMLTRLIDKADKRGLKLAPLVGVACPGHIHGDGSITGGSQNLPGDWEDENFHLPHKLMEVLPSINGIPPHVHLHNDAVVQGLSELPWMRDVSRWAVLTIGTGLGNASYINDDARDD, from the coding sequence ATGCCAAAAAAGAACCCGCTCAGGCTGCCCCACGGCAGCCCCCAAGTCTCCGACGCGACCATCTCGGGCTACGGCCTGGAAATACGCGAGGGCAAGGGCTTCGTCGGGGACCGCGCCAGCCGCACCGCCTTCCGGGAAGGCCTGGACCGCTGGCGCAAGTTGTACAAACGCATCCTTGGCGAAGACGTCCTTGGCACCATCCTGAATGAAGACATCGGCAAAGGCGACATCGACGCCTGGCTGAAGGAAGAAGGCGACGCCGCGGCGGTCGTCTTTTCCGCCATGGAAGACCACGCGGCCCAACTGGCGCGCGTCGTCAGACGCTTCACGCGCCATGCGTCGTGGCAAGGCGTGCAGCGCGTCGCCATCGGCGGCGGCTTCAAACAAAGCCTGGCGGGCCGCCGCACCATCCGGCGCGCGGACCAGCTGCTGCGCGAAGCCAAGGTGGAGATCCGCCTCCGTGCCATGCATCACCATTCGGACGAAGGCGGCCTGGTGGGCTGGGCCCACGTGGCGCCGTCCGCGGTGTGGCGTCATTACGATTCCATGCTGGCCGTGGACATCGGCGGCACCAACGTGCGTTGCGGCATCGTCCGCGTCCCCGGCGGCGAAACCAAAAACAAGCCGCGCAATCCCGACGACGCACGCGTCACCAACGTGCGCAAATGGGGGCACGCGGCGGACAAGAACATGACCCATCGCGAACACCTGGTCCAGGGCATTGCCGACATGCTGACCCGCCTGATCGACAAGGCGGACAAGCGCGGCCTGAAACTAGCGCCGCTGGTGGGCGTGGCCTGTCCCGGCCATATCCATGGCGACGGCTCCATCACCGGCGGTTCGCAGAACCTGCCGGGCGATTGGGAAGACGAGAACTTTCACCTGCCGCACAAGCTGATGGAGGTGCTGCCGTCGATCAACGGCATTCCCCCTCATGTGCATCTGCACAATGACGCCGTGGTCCAGGGTCTGTCCGAACTGCCCTGGATGCGCGATGTGTCGCGCTGGGCGGTGCTGACCATAGGCACCGGCCTGGGCAATGCCAGCTACATCAATGACGATGCCCGCGATGACTAA
- a CDS encoding tripartite tricarboxylate transporter substrate binding protein, with translation MQRSKLGLLAILCAACLGLAPDGASAQGQGSASAQTADDYPARPIRAVVPFPAGGINDIVAREMFKALGDSLKANIVIENKPGAGGTIGTVNAINSPADGYTILLGAASTMAVAPHLYRNAGYAAKDMIAVGGIASVPSVIIVSAESPYKKFADLVAADKAKPGTLDYGSAGFGTSHHMQAELLNIRAGTHFRHIPYKGGAPATVDLIGGQIALLVDPLPTTLGNVKAGRVRPLAITTDVRSATLPDVPTLKELGVDYNASTWFGLFVAKGTPAPVVAKLSKALSTALADSTLQHDFRSRGIDPLPMAQAAFTDYVQAENKTWADVIRDAHIDMQ, from the coding sequence ATGCAACGATCGAAACTGGGCCTCCTGGCCATTTTGTGTGCGGCATGCCTGGGGTTGGCGCCTGACGGCGCCTCGGCGCAAGGGCAGGGAAGCGCAAGTGCGCAGACCGCCGACGACTACCCCGCGCGGCCCATCCGCGCGGTGGTGCCGTTCCCCGCGGGCGGCATCAACGACATCGTCGCGCGTGAAATGTTCAAGGCCCTCGGCGATTCGCTGAAGGCGAATATCGTCATCGAGAACAAGCCCGGCGCCGGCGGCACCATCGGCACGGTCAACGCCATCAACAGCCCGGCCGACGGCTACACCATCCTGCTTGGCGCGGCCAGCACCATGGCCGTGGCGCCCCACCTGTACCGCAATGCCGGTTACGCGGCCAAGGACATGATCGCGGTGGGCGGCATCGCGTCGGTGCCCAGCGTCATCATCGTGTCGGCCGAATCGCCCTACAAGAAGTTCGCCGACCTGGTCGCCGCGGACAAGGCCAAGCCGGGCACCCTGGACTACGGCTCCGCCGGTTTCGGCACCAGCCACCATATGCAGGCGGAGCTGCTCAACATCCGTGCGGGCACGCACTTCCGCCACATCCCCTACAAGGGCGGCGCACCGGCCACGGTCGACCTGATCGGCGGCCAGATCGCGCTGCTGGTCGACCCCTTGCCCACCACCCTGGGCAACGTCAAGGCCGGCCGCGTGCGGCCCCTGGCCATCACCACCGACGTGCGCTCAGCCACTTTGCCCGACGTGCCGACCTTGAAGGAATTGGGGGTCGACTACAATGCCAGCACCTGGTTTGGCCTGTTCGTGGCCAAGGGCACGCCGGCGCCCGTGGTCGCCAAATTGAGCAAGGCGCTGTCGACCGCGCTGGCCGATTCGACGCTGCAACACGATTTCCGCTCGCGCGGCATCGATCCCTTGCCGATGGCGCAGGCCGCTTTCACGGACTACGTACAGGCCGAGAACAAAACCTGGGCGGACGTCATCCGCGACGCCCACATCGACATGCAATAG
- a CDS encoding LysR substrate-binding domain-containing protein: MAVTRNLPPLSSVRSFEAAARHGSFTLAADELAVTQGAVSLQVRKLEAYLGKKLFLRHPRKVELTPDGVAYFEACRRVLADLENATRRMRSRDRNELLIISTIPTIGQLWLMPRLASFTDAHRHIEVRVVSDIRPLDMQADGIDVAIRVGPMAGRHYARDLPGIDLTLVQRWEGICADYLFDDVLVPVMSRRLHEQGGPIESVADLASFELIHTASRPNAWRDWLRVQGAALPRRRANLEVGHFYIALRAAQEHKGIALIPDVLLDGYPGRGDLIVPFRPQRPVKSAGEYYLLIQGAALERPAIQTFRAWVLQQAREFVAAPPPARQAAMSIDVADAQK; this comes from the coding sequence ATGGCCGTGACGCGTAATCTGCCGCCTCTGTCCTCGGTCCGTTCCTTCGAGGCCGCGGCGCGGCATGGTTCCTTCACGCTGGCCGCCGACGAACTGGCGGTGACCCAGGGCGCGGTCAGCCTGCAGGTACGCAAGCTGGAAGCCTATCTGGGCAAGAAGCTGTTCCTGCGCCATCCGCGCAAGGTGGAGCTGACCCCCGATGGCGTGGCCTATTTCGAAGCGTGCCGGCGGGTGCTGGCGGACCTGGAAAACGCCACGCGCCGCATGCGCAGCCGGGATCGCAACGAGCTGCTGATCATCAGCACCATCCCCACTATCGGCCAGTTATGGCTGATGCCCAGGCTGGCATCCTTCACGGACGCGCATCGGCACATCGAGGTGCGCGTGGTGTCCGACATCCGGCCGCTGGACATGCAGGCGGATGGCATCGACGTCGCCATCCGCGTCGGGCCGATGGCCGGCCGCCATTACGCGCGCGACCTGCCGGGCATAGACCTGACCCTGGTGCAGCGCTGGGAAGGCATCTGCGCGGACTACCTGTTCGACGATGTGCTGGTGCCGGTGATGTCGCGCCGCTTGCACGAGCAGGGCGGGCCCATCGAAAGCGTGGCCGACCTGGCTTCGTTCGAACTCATACACACGGCCAGCCGGCCCAATGCCTGGCGCGACTGGCTGCGCGTGCAGGGCGCGGCGCTGCCGCGACGGCGGGCCAATCTTGAAGTGGGGCATTTCTATATCGCCTTGCGGGCGGCGCAGGAGCACAAGGGCATCGCCTTGATTCCGGACGTGCTGCTGGACGGTTATCCCGGCCGTGGCGACCTGATCGTGCCGTTCCGGCCGCAGCGGCCCGTCAAGAGCGCGGGCGAGTACTACCTGTTGATCCAGGGCGCGGCGCTGGAGCGCCCCGCCATCCAGACGTTCCGCGCGTGGGTGCTGCAGCAGGCGCGCGAGTTCGTCGCGGCGCCCCCGCCGGCGCGCCAGGCAGCCATGAGTATCGATGTGGCTGACGCGCAAAAATAA
- a CDS encoding aspartate dehydrogenase encodes MNRIRVGIAGFGAIGQSVARSLDAGVVPGLALAAIAVRDPLRHAGATWQSQAPLFTTIDGLEPLCDVVIECAPAAVFGQIARPILSTGKKLVVLSSGALLSHPDLIELARANGGQILVPSGAILGLDALTAAAEGVIHSVTMITRKPVRGLLGAPYLETHNIDLSGITEPTLVFRGTPREAAVGFPANLNVAVSVSLAGIGPDRTTLEIWADPNLERNVHRVVVDSDSAAFSMDIQNIPSENPKTGRITAQSVLAVLRKLSGPLRVGT; translated from the coding sequence ATGAACCGGATTCGAGTCGGTATTGCAGGATTTGGCGCCATCGGGCAATCGGTGGCGCGGTCATTGGACGCGGGCGTGGTCCCCGGTTTGGCGCTGGCGGCGATTGCCGTGCGCGATCCCTTGCGCCACGCCGGCGCCACGTGGCAGAGCCAGGCGCCGTTGTTCACCACCATCGACGGCCTGGAGCCCTTGTGCGACGTGGTGATCGAATGCGCGCCCGCCGCGGTATTCGGCCAGATCGCGCGTCCCATCCTGAGCACGGGCAAGAAGCTGGTGGTATTGAGTTCCGGGGCCTTGCTGTCGCATCCCGACCTGATCGAACTGGCGCGCGCCAATGGCGGCCAGATCCTGGTGCCGTCCGGCGCCATCCTGGGGCTGGACGCGCTGACCGCGGCGGCCGAAGGCGTCATCCACTCGGTCACGATGATCACGCGCAAGCCCGTGCGTGGCCTGTTGGGCGCGCCCTACCTGGAAACCCACAATATCGACCTGTCGGGCATCACCGAGCCGACCTTGGTGTTCCGCGGCACGCCGCGCGAGGCGGCGGTGGGCTTCCCGGCCAACCTGAATGTCGCAGTCAGCGTGTCGCTGGCGGGCATCGGGCCAGATCGCACCACCCTGGAAATCTGGGCCGATCCGAATCTGGAGCGCAACGTGCACCGCGTGGTGGTGGATTCCGATTCAGCGGCGTTCTCGATGGATATCCAGAACATTCCGTCGGAAAACCCCAAGACCGGCCGCATCACCGCGCAAAGCGTGCTGGCGGTGTTGCGCAAGCTCAGCGGGCCCCTGCGCGTGGGTACCTGA
- a CDS encoding thioredoxin family protein has protein sequence MSASALTVEPARAAIDALRTPTLLEFGTDWCPHCQAAQPLIAKALAAHPQVDHIKVEDGKGRPLGRSFTVKLWPTLIFLRDGREVARLVRPQSESAIREALAAL, from the coding sequence ATGTCCGCATCCGCCTTGACCGTCGAACCCGCCCGCGCGGCCATCGACGCCCTGCGCACGCCCACGCTGCTGGAGTTCGGCACCGACTGGTGCCCGCACTGCCAGGCGGCGCAGCCCTTGATCGCCAAGGCGCTGGCGGCGCATCCCCAGGTCGATCACATCAAGGTGGAAGACGGCAAAGGCCGGCCGCTGGGCCGGTCCTTTACCGTCAAGCTGTGGCCCACGCTGATCTTCCTGCGCGATGGCAGGGAAGTGGCGCGGCTGGTGCGCCCGCAAAGCGAAAGCGCGATCCGGGAAGCCCTGGCCGCGCTCTGA
- a CDS encoding class I SAM-dependent methyltransferase: MKNPSGIVHHAANGYTTVAEAYVRGRPEYPQALSDWLRDEIGLTRGARVVDLGAGTGKMTPRLLATGADVVAIEPVTQMLDKLSTTYPRVEALTGAAQAIPLADCEVDAVVCAQSFHWFAGPAALAEIHRVLKPGGRLAMLWNLSDTRVPWVAALSALINRYEGDAPRFHTGAWRDAFPHPGFGPLVERRYEHLHVGKPEDVIFNRVHSISFVAALTPERRAALDSELRRLLDGEPTLSSRDEIAVPYLTAALHTIKLPA; encoded by the coding sequence GTGAAAAATCCATCCGGCATCGTCCATCACGCCGCCAACGGCTACACCACCGTGGCGGAGGCCTATGTGCGCGGGCGGCCCGAATACCCCCAGGCGCTGTCCGACTGGCTGCGCGATGAAATCGGCCTGACCCGCGGCGCGCGCGTGGTCGACCTGGGCGCGGGCACCGGCAAGATGACCCCGCGCCTGCTGGCGACCGGCGCCGACGTGGTGGCCATCGAGCCGGTCACGCAGATGCTGGACAAGCTCTCCACCACCTATCCCCGGGTCGAGGCCCTGACCGGCGCGGCCCAGGCCATCCCGCTGGCCGACTGCGAAGTCGACGCGGTGGTGTGCGCGCAATCCTTCCATTGGTTCGCGGGACCGGCCGCGCTGGCGGAGATCCACCGCGTACTGAAACCGGGCGGTCGCCTGGCCATGTTGTGGAATCTGTCCGATACGCGCGTGCCCTGGGTGGCCGCGCTGTCCGCCTTGATCAATCGCTACGAAGGCGACGCGCCGCGCTTTCACACGGGCGCGTGGCGCGACGCGTTTCCGCATCCGGGCTTCGGTCCCCTGGTCGAGCGACGCTACGAACATCTGCATGTCGGCAAGCCGGAGGACGTGATCTTCAACCGCGTGCACTCCATCAGCTTCGTCGCCGCGTTGACGCCGGAACGCCGCGCGGCCCTCGACAGCGAACTGCGCCGCCTGCTCGACGGCGAGCCCACGCTGTCCAGCCGTGACGAGATCGCCGTTCCTTATCTCACCGCGGCGCTGCACACGATCAAGCTGCCCGCTTGA
- a CDS encoding glyoxylate/hydroxypyruvate reductase A: MTKVVFLGQSSDIPKLVVQARAQYPHLQVYTEDEPGARDAEVAACWRPAHGALARFPKLRLIHAIAAGVDNILEDPALPPLPICRVVAPDLTEGMTEFILWSVLLFHRNLDQVLTNQRRRQWQRVDQEPAASRSVGILGLGTLGTHAARTLAQHGYQVRGWSRQAKQIANVRSYAGADQLDEFLAGTDILVCLLPLTDETRGILDRRLLGKLPRGAALVHCGRGGHLVSQDVLALVREGHLRGAVLDVFEVEPLDTASPLWDEPNIFVTPHIASANSITSILDQISENIRRLQADEPLQNLVDAQKGY; the protein is encoded by the coding sequence ATGACCAAAGTCGTCTTTCTCGGCCAAAGCAGCGATATCCCCAAGCTCGTCGTTCAGGCGCGCGCGCAGTACCCGCACTTGCAGGTCTATACCGAAGACGAGCCGGGCGCCCGGGACGCCGAAGTGGCCGCCTGTTGGCGCCCCGCGCATGGCGCGCTGGCGCGCTTCCCGAAACTGCGCCTGATCCACGCCATCGCCGCCGGCGTCGACAACATCCTGGAAGACCCCGCCCTGCCGCCGCTGCCCATCTGCCGGGTCGTGGCGCCGGACCTGACCGAGGGCATGACCGAGTTCATTCTGTGGAGCGTGCTGCTGTTCCACCGCAATCTGGATCAGGTGCTGACGAACCAGCGCCGGCGCCAGTGGCAACGGGTCGACCAGGAGCCGGCCGCCAGCCGCAGCGTCGGCATCCTCGGCCTGGGCACGCTGGGCACCCATGCTGCGCGCACGCTGGCGCAACACGGATATCAGGTGCGCGGCTGGTCACGCCAAGCCAAGCAGATCGCCAACGTGCGCAGTTACGCCGGCGCGGACCAGCTGGACGAGTTCCTGGCCGGTACCGACATCCTGGTGTGCCTGTTGCCGCTGACCGACGAAACCCGCGGCATCCTCGACCGCCGCCTGCTCGGCAAGCTGCCACGCGGCGCCGCGCTGGTGCATTGCGGTCGCGGCGGCCATCTGGTTTCGCAGGACGTGCTGGCGCTGGTGCGCGAAGGCCATTTGCGCGGCGCCGTGCTGGACGTCTTCGAGGTGGAACCGCTGGATACCGCCAGCCCGCTGTGGGACGAGCCGAACATCTTCGTCACCCCGCACATCGCGTCGGCCAACAGCATCACCAGCATCCTCGACCAGATCTCCGAAAACATCCGTCGCCTGCAGGCTGACGAACCTCTGCAGAACCTGGTCGACGCGCAAAAGGGCTACTGA